The following coding sequences are from one Musa acuminata AAA Group cultivar baxijiao chromosome BXJ2-4, Cavendish_Baxijiao_AAA, whole genome shotgun sequence window:
- the LOC103980528 gene encoding glycine-rich protein-like — protein MASKALLVFGVLCATLLLVSLQMATARELSEKTEHQNMKEEGAEDRKYPDDRGYGGYPGRGGGYYGGYPGRGGGYNGGYPGRGGGGYCRWGCCRRGYYGGCRCCSFPGEVPDAEYQAEPGN, from the exons ATGGCTTCCAAGGCTTTACTTGTGTTTGGTGTCCTCTGTGCGACTCTCCTCCTCGTCTCCTTGCAGATGGCAACAGCCAGGGAATTGAGTGAGAAAACTg AGCACCAGAACATGAAGGAAGAAGGTGCCGAGGACCGGAAGTATCCCGACGATCGCGGATACGGTGGCTACCCTGGCCGTGGTGGTGGTTACTACGGTGGCTACCCCGGCCGTGGTGGTGGTTACAACGGTGGCTACCCCGGCCGTGGTGGCGGTGGCTACTGCAGGTGGGGATGCTGCCGCCGCGGCTACTACGGTGGGTGCCGATGCTGCTCCTTCCCCGGAGAGGTTCCAGATGCTGAATACCAAGCTGAACCGGGGAACTAG
- the LOC135608876 gene encoding fasciclin-like arabinogalactan protein 7 — protein MELTAISFATTLVALLISSPAIAQTPPAPILPPSPAPAPAPAPHHVNLTELLSVAGPYHTFLNYLLQTRVIDTFQNQANNSEQGITIFVPKDSAFALLKSSDLANLTDDQLRTLLLYHALSKYYSLSDFRNLSNMNPVTTFAGGQYTLNVTEAAGIIHVVSSWSSPKISSSVYSTAPVAVYQIGCVLLPEAIFSVDPSLAPAPAPAPETTKASDVAPSHNGIASSPKSLESPTNTGGSAYNTRGVGLLIYFVLAVSSCLMLL, from the coding sequence ATGGAGCTCACAGCGATCTCTTTTGCTACTACTCTAGTAGCCTTGCTGATTTCTTCTCCTGCAATAGCTCAGACACCTCCGGCACCGATCCTACCTCCATCCCCAGCACCTGCACCAGCACCTGCGCCACACCATGTGAACCTCACGGAGCTCCTCTCGGTCGCTGGTCCTTACCATACCTTCCTCAACTATCTTCTTCAAACCCGCGTCATCGACACCTTCCAAAACCAAGCCAACAACTCGGAGCAAGGCATCACCATCTTCGTGCCCAAGGACTCGGCATTCGCACTGCTGAAAAGCTCAGACCTGGCCAACCTCACCGACGACCAACTCAGGACGCTTCTCCTGTACCATGCATTATCCAAGTACTACTCGCTCTCGGATTTCAGGAACCTCAGCAACATGAACCCCGTCACCACGTTTGCCGGCGGGCAGTACACTCTCAACGTCACCGAGGCTGCTGGGATCATTCATGTCGTCTCGTCTTGGTCAAGCCCAAAGATATCTAGCAGCGTCTACTCTACTGCACCAGTCGCCGTTTACCAGATCGGTTGCGTCCTACTGCCGGAAGCAATCTTCAGCGTTGATCCGTCTCTAGCACCAGCTCCAGCTCCAGCTCCGGAGACCACGAAGGCATCAGATGTAGCCCCCAGTCACAATGGAATCGCTTCTTCTCCCAAATCTTTAGAGTCACCAACTAATACCGGCGGTTCTGCATACAACACCAGGGGGGTTGGTCTCTTGATCTACTTCGTTTTGGCTGTTTCAAGCTGTCTGATGCTTCTTTAG
- the LOC135609394 gene encoding uncharacterized protein LOC135609394 produces MGIIKLRPQRPGNDHHLRRSSFIILQNEETHELEKTLGDDSDDCELGEVGYEYVMVGGQTCGIPYELYELPDLKEILSVETWNYYLTEDERFSLAAFLPDMSQETVWIAIKELLTDVDVFFGNPLKKFYSGLRGGLYSPQVTHLREGIHFLQRSEYYHSLRSYHENLSQVFVEMKEVWNRCRPTTSIEERVQIWNSRKENKPVFVVDLNTFPDEGTLKKGDSNDRIVETVPFSKKTKMYMNQSHDSKVLVSGLVCSTKRKAKGFLKLKPIVTNSVPIQMMQALPDKSGEPSMRLPKGVLKIKPRYDPLSEEKLRPKPEQISVDGWGTHAHQVLPPQFAFKRDNLNLSKRLPFSHQVDRDGRTYRDTEDKQDWQRDEDLYAGCGSVDYSESERFQRKPKMIIDLRHDDVEICKGWFPSQTNQNLRIYPQEDGHIRECQGKKSSWNSSNTQPNRSFESLADPKKESFKHALENYQERKPSALISEACFGVSNNCTHQHEILTKFSDHLDHQCKDNGAVNVAVSGVKEGLMLPITYKRKKPQRKLNQVNSLKQQQPNVVSLESAAPSGILKPKPMAIKIKFSGLTGYNA; encoded by the coding sequence ATGGGCATTATAAAGTTAAGGCCTCAGCGGCCTGGAAatgatcatcatttacggcgaagCTCTTTCATCATTTTACAAAACGAGGAGACACATGAGCTGGAGAAGACTCTTGGTGATGATTCCGATGACTGCGAACTTGGTGAAGTGGGCTATGAGTATGTCATGGTTGGAGGTCAAACATGTGGTATTCCTTATGAGCTTTATGAACTTCCTGATCTGAAAGAGATACTGTCCGTAGAGACTTGGAATTACTATTTAACCGAAGATGAAAGGTTTTCTCTGGCAGCTTTTCTTCCAGATATGAGCCAAGAGACAGTTTGGATTGCAATAAAAGAACTGCTTACGGATGTTGATGTGTTCTTCGGTAACCCACTCAAGAAGTTCTACAGTGGATTGAGGGGTGGACTTTATTCTCCACAGGTTACTCATTTAAGAGAAGGCATACACTTCTTACAGAGAAGTGAATACTATCATAGCTTAAGATCATACCATGAGAATCTGTCTCAGGTGTTTGTAGAGATGAAAGAGGTATGGAATAGATGTCGACCAACCACCAGTATCGAAGAAAGAGTTCAAATTTGGAACAGCAGGAAAGAGAACAAGCCTGTTTTTGTAGTTGATCTAAATACATTTCCAGATGAAGGTACCTTAAAAAAGGGTGACAGTAATGACAGAATTGTTGAAACTGTACCTTTCTCGAAGAAGACTAAGATGTATATGAATCAAAGTCATGACTCAAAGGTTCTTGTGAGTGGTCTAGTCTGTAGcaccaaaagaaaagcaaagggATTTCTGAAGTTAAAGCCAATCGTAACGAACTCGGTGCCAATtcagatgatgcaagcattgccagATAAATCAGGGGAACCATCTATGCGGCTGCCAAAAGGTGTTCTGAAAATAAAGCCCAGATATGATCCTCTTAGTGAGGAAAAACTAAGACCAAAACCAGAACAAATTTCTGTGGATGGTTGGGGTACTCATGCACACCAGGTCTTACCTCCACAATTTGCTTTCAAGAGAGACAACCTTAATCTTAGCAAGAGGTTACCATTTTCACATCAGGTAGATAGAGATGGAAGAACTTACAGAGACACAGAGGACAAACAAGATTGGCAAAGAGATGAGGATCTATATGCAGGTTGTGGATCAGTTGATTATTCTGAGAGTGAGAGATTCCAAAGGAAGCCAAAGATGATAATAGACTTGAGGCATGATGATGTAGAAATATGCAAAGGGTGGTTTCCTTCACAAACTAACCAGAATTTAAGAATTTATCCTCAAGAAGATGGTCATATTAGAGAGTGCCAGGGTAAGAAAAGTAGCTGGAATAGCTCGAACACTCAGCCAAATAGATCATTTGAAAGTTTGGCAGATCCGAAGAAAGAATCTTTCAAACATGCACTTGAAAATTACCAAGAAAGAAAGCCGAGTGCTTTAATTTCCGAAGCATGTTTTGGGGTGTCAAACAATTGTACCCACCAGCATGAGATTTTGACAAAATTTTCTGATCATTTGGACCATCAATGTAAAGATAATGGTGCAGTAAATGTGGCAGTTTCCGGAGTCAAAGAAGGTCTCATGCTTCCTATAACATACAAGAGGAAAAAGCCTCAGAGAAAGCTCAACCAGGTGAATTCTCTTAAGCAGCAGCAGCCAAATGTAGTGAGTTTGGAGTCAGCTGCTCCTAGTGGAATACTAAAGCCGAAACCAATGGCCATTAAGATTAAGTTCAGTGGTTTGACAGGTTACAATGCTTAA
- the LOC135609393 gene encoding threonine--tRNA ligase, chloroplastic/mitochondrial 2-like, protein MSFAYAMAAASPSSLLLPRPQTLSRPLLNGRLPSPPATRRAPSLPFWSPTRDPRRFAASSSPAPSAVEGKPKLDGETGGRSAKDKEESLREQRIVLPTNESSEKLLRIRHTCAHVMAMAVQRLFPGSKVTIGPWIDNGFYYDFDMEPLTDKDLKRIKKEMDRIINRNLPLIREEVSREEAQARIMALNEPYKLKILESIEEEPITIYHIGNEWWDLCAGPHVDSTGHIDKKAVELESIAGAYWRGDVNKPMLQRIYGTAWETEEQLKAYLHLKEEAKRRDHRRLGQDLDLFSIQEDAGGGLVFWHPKGATVRHIIEDSWKKIHLQHGYDLLYTPHVAKADLWKVSGHLDFYKENMYDQMNIEDELYQLRPMNCPYHILVYKRKLHSYRDLPMRVAELGTVYRYELSGSLHGLFRVRGFTQDDAHIFCLDDQIKNEIRGVLDLTEEILLQFGFKKYEVNLSTRPEKFVGTDDIWEKATAALRDALDDKGWAYQIDEGGGAFYGPKIDLKIEDALGRKWQCSTVQVDFNLPERFDMSYVDSNAEKRRPIMIHRAVLGSLERFFGVLIEHYAGDFPLWISPIQARVLPVTDTEVKYCTEVVSKLNSIGIRAELCYGERLPKLIRNAEKQKVPLMAVVGPKEVETQMVTVRSRFGGELGMMTIDEFIARIQFAVSNRTSL, encoded by the exons ATGAGCTTCGCCTACGCCATGGCGGCAGCCTCACCCTCGTCGCTCCTCCTCCCCAGACCTCAAACCCTATCTCGTCCTCTCTTGAACGGCCGCCTCCCCTCGCCTCCCGCCACCCGGAGGGCCCCATCCCTCCCCTTCTGGTCTCCGACGCGAGACCCCCGCAGGTTCGCTGCCTCTTCCTCGCCTGCCCCCAGCGCTGTGGAGGGGAAGCCTAAGCTGGATGGAGAGACTGGGGGAAGAAGTGCCAAGGACAAGGAGGAGAGTTTGAGGGAACAGAGGATCGTTCTCCCCACCAATGAATCCTCCGAGAAGTTACTCCGGATTCGCCACACG TGCGCACATGTCATGGCAATGGCTGTTCAGAGATTGTTCCCTGGCTCTAAAGTGACCATAGGTCCATGGATAGACAATGGTTTTTATTATGACTTTGATATGGAGCCTTTGACGGACAAGGATCTGAAGAGAATAAAGAAGGAAATG GATCGTATCATCAACCGCAATCTGCCTttaataagagaagaggtatcaagGGAAGAGGCTCAAGCACGAATTATGGCCCTAAATGAaccatacaagttaaaaatattggaAAGTATAGAGGAAGAACCTATTACAATTTATCATATAG GAAATGAATGGTGGGATCTTTGTGCTGGACCCCATGTGGATTCAACTGGACATATAGATAAGAAGGCTGTTGAACTTGAATCTATTGCTGGGGCCTATTGGAGAGGTGATGTAAATAAACCCATGTTGCAAAGGATATATGGAACAGCATGGGAGACCGAAGAACAGCTAAAAGCTTACCTTCATCTAAAGGAAGAGGCAAAGCGACGTGATCATAGGCGTCTTGGTCAGGATCTTGATCTATTCTCTATACAG GAAGATGCAGGTGGAGGATTGGTATTTTGGCATCCAAAAGGTGCAACGGTTAGGCACATTATTGAAGACTCGTGGAAAAAAATTCATCTGCAACATGGTTATGACTTACTCTACACTCCCCATGTTGCAAAGGCCGATCTTTGGAAAGTCAGTGGTCACTTGGACTTTTACAAGGAAAATATGTATGACCAGATGAATATAGAAGATGAACTCTATCAGCTTCGTCCAATGAATTGTCCTTATCACATATTGGTATACAAGAGGAAGCTGCATTCGTATAGAGATCTTCCTATGAGAGTGGCAGAGTTGGGAACTGTATACAGATATGAATTGTCTGGTAGCTTGCATGGACTATTTCGTGTGAGAGGGTTCACCCAG gatgatgcacacatattctgTTTGGATGATCAAATAAAAAATGAGATTAGGGGTGTCCTTGATCTGACTGAGGAGATACTGCTTCAATTTGGTTTCAAGAAGTACGAGGTGAACCTTTCAACGCGGCCAGAGAAATTTGTGGGCACTGATGATATATGGGAAAAAGCAACTGCTGCCTTGAGAGATGCTTTAGATGACAAAGGTTGGGCGTACCAGATTGATGAAGGTGGTGGTGCTTTCTATGGtccaaaaattgatttaaaaattgaaGATGCACTAGGAAGGAAATGGCAGTGCTCAACAGTGCAG GTTGATTTCAACTTGCCTGAGCGATTTGACATGTCCTATGTGGATTCAAATGCCGAGAAAAGACGCCCTATTATGATCCACAGAGCTGTTCTTGGATCTTTGGAGAGATTTTTTGGTGTCCTTATAGAACATTATGCTGGTGACTTTCCACTGTGGATTTCCCCGATCCAAGCTCGTGTTTTACCTGTGACCGATACTGAG GTCAAGTACTGCACGgaggtggtatcaaagctaaaTTCCATTGGCATCCGAGCTGAGCTTTGCTACGGCGAGCGCCTACCGAAGCTCATAAGAAatgcagaaaagcagaaggtgcctCTCATGGCAGTTGTTGGGCCAAAAGAAGTCGAGACTCAGATGGTTACTGTCAGATCGAGGTTTGGAGGTGAACTTGGAATGATGACCATCGACGAGTTCATCGCTAGAATCCAGTTTGCCGTGTCAAACAGAACATCATTGTAG